In one Verrucomicrobiales bacterium genomic region, the following are encoded:
- a CDS encoding rhamnulokinase: MGQQVYLGIDLGAESGRVMAGLWNGNTIRLEELHRFSNGGVWLGDSLRWDILRLWAEIQNGLSLAARRFGDSIVSVGIDTWGVDFVLLSKSQELLGLPYHYRDPRTQGIMARTLQQVPRERIFQTTGLQFMEINTLFQLIAFRDKNPELLAAADCFLMMPDFLNWCLSGERVCEFTNATTTQFFDPTARGWAVDLLRDLRLPNSIFPRVVQPGSVLGGIRPSVASRTGLKKVQVVAPATHDTGSAVAAAPTANTGHPTWAYISSGTWSLMGVEVQQAILTSRSLELNMTNEGGVDGTYRLLKNIMGLWLLQQCKRSFERSGTVYSYEHLVSLAAASTPLRSLVDPDHPSFLSPEDMPSALQEFCRRTGQPEPQSEGQLVRCVLESLALKYATTLGALEDLVGRRVEVIHVMGGGSRNALLNQFTADACARPVLAGPVEATVLGNLLVQVQARGELGSLAQLRSVVRQSNELQSFEPQNSESWSAARDRFQTLSQA; the protein is encoded by the coding sequence ATGGGTCAACAAGTTTATCTCGGAATCGATCTGGGCGCGGAGAGCGGGCGGGTGATGGCCGGTTTGTGGAACGGCAACACGATCCGATTGGAGGAACTTCACCGATTCTCCAATGGCGGGGTCTGGTTGGGGGATTCTCTGCGCTGGGATATTCTTCGGCTTTGGGCAGAAATTCAGAACGGTCTTTCGCTGGCCGCACGGAGGTTCGGGGACTCGATTGTTTCCGTGGGCATCGACACGTGGGGCGTGGACTTTGTGCTCCTGTCCAAGTCGCAGGAGCTGCTGGGTTTGCCGTATCACTATCGCGATCCGCGTACGCAGGGGATCATGGCCCGGACCTTGCAGCAAGTACCACGGGAGCGCATCTTTCAGACAACCGGTCTCCAGTTCATGGAAATCAACACCCTGTTCCAACTGATCGCCTTCAGGGACAAAAACCCAGAGCTCCTCGCCGCGGCGGATTGCTTCCTGATGATGCCTGACTTCCTGAACTGGTGTTTGTCCGGCGAGCGGGTCTGCGAGTTCACCAATGCAACGACCACCCAATTCTTTGATCCGACGGCACGCGGCTGGGCGGTCGATCTGCTTCGTGACCTCCGGCTTCCTAACTCCATTTTCCCACGGGTCGTGCAGCCAGGATCGGTGCTCGGAGGCATTCGCCCCTCCGTGGCCTCGCGGACCGGCCTTAAAAAGGTCCAAGTGGTCGCCCCGGCTACACACGACACCGGATCGGCGGTGGCGGCAGCTCCCACGGCCAACACCGGTCATCCAACCTGGGCCTACATCAGTTCGGGCACATGGTCCCTGATGGGGGTTGAAGTTCAACAGGCCATTTTGACATCCCGCAGCCTCGAACTGAACATGACCAATGAGGGAGGGGTTGATGGCACATACCGCCTCCTTAAAAACATTATGGGCCTGTGGCTGTTGCAACAATGCAAACGGTCCTTTGAGAGGAGCGGCACGGTCTACTCCTATGAGCATCTGGTTAGCCTGGCCGCTGCGAGTACGCCACTCCGGAGCCTGGTCGATCCTGACCATCCGAGCTTTCTGAGTCCTGAAGACATGCCCTCCGCCCTCCAGGAATTTTGTCGCAGGACGGGGCAGCCTGAGCCTCAGTCCGAAGGCCAACTCGTCCGGTGCGTGCTAGAAAGTCTGGCGCTGAAGTACGCCACCACGCTCGGAGCCCTAGAAGACTTGGTCGGGAGGCGCGTGGAGGTAATCCATGTCATGGGCGGGGGATCGAGGAACGCCCTCCTCAACCAATTCACGGCCGATGCTTGCGCTCGTCCGGTGTTGGCCGGACCGGTCGAAGCGACCGTTTTGGGCAATCTGCTCGTGCAAGTGCAGGCCCGCGGGGAGCTGGGATCTTTGGCCCAACTCCGCTCGGTAGTTCGTCAGTCGAACGAGCTGCAGAGCTTCGAGCCTCAGAACAGTGAATCCTGGTCAGCGGCGCGGGACCGCTTCCAAACCCTTTCGCAGGCCTGA
- the rhaM gene encoding L-rhamnose mutarotase yields MIRKAFKMFVHPDQHAEYERRHRPIWPELEAVLRQHGVRSYSIFIDSTTNELFAYAEIEDESRWEQIAATEVCQRWWKSMSSLMESHPDHRPKSVELREVFRLGDRGGSAVRGAEEV; encoded by the coding sequence ATGATCCGGAAAGCCTTCAAGATGTTCGTTCATCCGGATCAGCATGCTGAGTATGAGCGTCGACATCGTCCGATCTGGCCAGAGTTGGAAGCGGTGCTCCGACAACACGGGGTGCGATCCTATAGCATCTTCATCGACAGCACTACGAATGAGCTGTTTGCGTACGCGGAGATTGAGGATGAATCTCGTTGGGAACAGATCGCGGCCACTGAGGTTTGCCAGCGATGGTGGAAGTCCATGAGCTCCCTGATGGAGAGTCATCCCGACCACCGACCTAAGTCGGTGGAGTTACGTGAAGTGTTTCGGCTAGGTGACCGAGGTGGATCTGCCGTTCGGGGCGCTGAAGAGGTTTAG
- a CDS encoding alpha/beta hydrolase: MLRILLIAWIIVSSGFATAAALPPVELWPGTPPGEQKPLGEEKDLSKPTDGLVAGKAVIRLGNVSKPTLQVFTPPQGQANGSAVLVCPGGGYHILAMDLEGTEVCEWLNSIGVTALLLKYRVPKREGASEGLAPIQDAQRALGLTRLNAKVWGINPDRIGVMGFSAGGHLSARLSNNFRERSYPAVDEADRLSCRPDFTLLIYPAYLTDKDKGDQLRPEMPVSNQTPPTFIAISQDDPVRVENVLHYSISLQASKVPMELHIYPKGGHGYGLRRTQENVTSWPDRATDWMRGRGLLRAN, from the coding sequence ATGCTCCGAATACTCCTCATCGCTTGGATCATTGTCTCGAGTGGCTTTGCAACTGCCGCCGCGCTTCCGCCGGTGGAGCTTTGGCCGGGAACGCCTCCGGGAGAACAGAAACCTCTGGGCGAGGAGAAGGATCTTTCCAAGCCGACCGATGGGTTAGTTGCCGGCAAAGCTGTCATTCGTCTGGGAAATGTTTCGAAACCCACTCTGCAAGTGTTTACCCCACCGCAGGGACAGGCCAATGGCTCAGCGGTGCTGGTTTGTCCCGGGGGAGGCTACCATATTCTGGCCATGGATTTGGAAGGGACCGAGGTTTGCGAGTGGCTGAACTCGATTGGCGTCACGGCCCTGCTGCTGAAGTATCGAGTGCCGAAACGGGAAGGGGCATCGGAAGGTCTCGCCCCCATCCAGGACGCGCAACGCGCCCTGGGGCTGACGCGGCTGAACGCCAAAGTCTGGGGGATCAATCCCGACCGAATCGGTGTGATGGGATTCAGCGCCGGAGGACATCTGTCCGCGCGATTGAGCAACAACTTTCGAGAGCGGAGCTATCCTGCGGTGGACGAGGCGGATCGACTGAGCTGCCGTCCCGACTTCACGCTGCTCATTTATCCCGCCTACTTAACCGACAAGGACAAGGGCGATCAGCTGCGACCCGAGATGCCGGTGTCGAACCAAACTCCACCTACTTTCATAGCGATCTCTCAGGACGATCCGGTTCGGGTGGAAAACGTATTGCACTACTCGATCTCACTTCAGGCCTCCAAAGTGCCCATGGAACTGCATATCTATCCCAAAGGCGGGCACGGCTACGGGCTGCGTCGCACGCAAGAAAACGTCACGAGTTGGCCGGATCGTGCCACAGACTGGATGCGCGGGCGAGGTCTCTTGCGGGCGAACTAG
- a CDS encoding PQQ-dependent sugar dehydrogenase, with protein sequence MHLANRIPHFPRGRSVGFLGALVLSLGFLLGSNAWAASPTAEQMERGRTVYQQNCFICHQLNGLGLPGTYPPLAKSDYLFEDRARSIRVIIEGLSGEIRVNGRRFAGAMQPVLINNEQIADVLTFVGNSWGNEWEPFTAEEVQQVRRKTPYKTFEALVAASQFPPLPTPPEGFTIREVVKMPANPLRIASDGSGRMLYVLTGNNGDVWRVDPVNNALKQVLWGSKYLEKRPKDLGGPIILVGMVMDKEGRLYIGSNQQNEETLPVQNIVTIYRTTETLAGDPASPKPWYQTNYPGNGAYVHGLEGMAFAPDGALFVANGARTDAGQLGGEPRFYGKGETELTSSIWRIDPKTTPPSMEVFARGIRNGYGLAFNEAGELFESENGPDAHAPEELNLIEKGKHYGFPYRFGDWTRKAYSHTPDAPEGLEFTLPIVNLGPDGGYGGTPLYSFHPHSSPGGMAFLGSDFPEGWRGTLLMSRFGNFIRSPEPHMGFDVLQIKLHKNAKGVYESYVHTALAPLGRPNDVHVSGKGKVYISEYGRATNSFASYSLPGRILELAVKPSSTAQ encoded by the coding sequence ATGCATCTTGCAAACCGCATACCCCACTTCCCTCGAGGAAGGTCCGTCGGCTTCCTGGGGGCCTTGGTTCTCAGTCTTGGCTTCTTGCTCGGTTCCAATGCCTGGGCCGCTAGTCCCACGGCGGAACAAATGGAACGCGGACGAACGGTGTACCAACAGAACTGCTTTATTTGTCATCAGCTCAACGGATTGGGACTGCCGGGCACCTATCCGCCGCTGGCAAAGTCGGACTACCTTTTCGAGGACCGAGCCCGCTCCATCCGTGTCATCATCGAAGGTCTTTCGGGCGAAATTCGGGTGAACGGGCGTCGGTTTGCCGGCGCCATGCAACCTGTGCTCATCAACAATGAGCAGATCGCCGACGTTTTGACGTTCGTAGGCAACAGCTGGGGCAACGAATGGGAACCGTTTACGGCGGAAGAAGTGCAGCAAGTCCGCAGGAAGACCCCCTATAAGACTTTTGAAGCCCTGGTGGCTGCCAGTCAGTTTCCACCCTTACCTACTCCTCCTGAAGGCTTTACGATTCGCGAGGTGGTCAAAATGCCCGCTAACCCGCTCCGTATCGCCAGTGATGGCTCGGGCCGAATGCTTTACGTTTTGACCGGGAACAATGGCGACGTATGGCGAGTGGATCCGGTCAACAACGCGCTCAAGCAGGTACTCTGGGGTAGCAAGTATTTGGAAAAACGGCCGAAGGATCTTGGTGGGCCGATCATTCTGGTCGGGATGGTGATGGACAAGGAAGGTCGGCTCTATATCGGATCGAATCAGCAGAACGAAGAGACCTTGCCGGTGCAAAACATTGTGACGATCTATCGCACTACCGAAACCCTGGCTGGCGACCCGGCCAGCCCGAAGCCCTGGTATCAGACAAACTATCCGGGAAATGGGGCCTACGTCCATGGCTTGGAAGGCATGGCCTTCGCTCCGGACGGAGCCTTGTTTGTGGCGAACGGTGCCCGTACAGACGCCGGACAACTAGGCGGTGAGCCTCGGTTTTATGGAAAAGGGGAAACGGAACTGACCTCTTCCATCTGGCGGATCGACCCGAAGACCACCCCGCCTTCCATGGAGGTTTTCGCTCGTGGGATCCGCAACGGCTACGGGTTGGCGTTTAACGAAGCCGGCGAGCTCTTCGAGAGTGAGAACGGCCCGGATGCTCACGCTCCTGAGGAACTCAACCTGATCGAGAAGGGTAAACACTATGGCTTTCCCTATCGGTTCGGAGACTGGACCCGCAAAGCCTATAGCCATACCCCCGACGCCCCCGAAGGCCTCGAGTTCACGCTCCCGATCGTGAATTTAGGCCCGGATGGAGGTTACGGCGGAACCCCGCTCTACAGCTTTCACCCCCATTCCTCCCCGGGAGGTATGGCATTCCTGGGCTCCGACTTTCCCGAAGGATGGCGGGGAACCCTGCTGATGAGCCGCTTCGGAAACTTTATTCGCAGCCCGGAGCCCCATATGGGTTTTGATGTGCTTCAAATCAAATTGCACAAGAACGCCAAAGGAGTCTATGAGAGTTACGTCCACACGGCTTTGGCCCCTTTGGGACGCCCCAACGATGTTCATGTTAGCGGCAAGGGTAAGGTGTATATATCAGAGTACGGTCGAGCCACCAACAGCTTCGCTTCCTATTCTCTGCCCGGCCGGATACTGGAACTCGCCGTTAAACCCTCTTCAACAGCTCAGTAG